The proteins below are encoded in one region of Lactuca sativa cultivar Salinas chromosome 3, Lsat_Salinas_v11, whole genome shotgun sequence:
- the LOC111907317 gene encoding uncharacterized protein LOC111907317, which translates to MSFSTDGALSIDVFHKGVFVPKPLMYFNPDKTSVTEVDLRNMEFKDFKIYIRNLTKGMCHDMYYCLPNRALVDGLRELRDEDDYVRFLDAGYKNGRRISIYIDHDHEPLMQWIKEEIAEDGVYGDSDPSSDDVDSVMSDDISVDHEVDDEVIEIPKSVDPFLSKKNLIPEGGIDEEVDDEVHHFPIHDPDQKWDTMVPVLGMRFSDRYELKQMLTNYVVFKGYALWYEKNDSTRLLVRCCKNKEGKAACPFRLWATPMSSEYSFQIKSLIDEHNCCRQVNLGSIVTYRWIGKMLTNDILEKPRISYRNMVALVKKNFGLHVSVGQCRNAKSFALDEISGSLVGHYEKLWDYGAELLRSNSGSTVSIKVNPMPDSTAYFKRMYVCLKGVKDGWIEGCRRVIGVDGCFLKGISRGELLEAVGRDSNNQMYPLAWAVVSVENKETWK; encoded by the coding sequence ATGTCGTTCTCAACAGATGGTGCATTGAGTATAGATGTTTTCCATAAAGGAGTGTTTGTTCCTAAGCCCTTGATGTACTTCAATCCTGATAAGACTTCTGTCACAGAGGTAGACTTACGAAATATGGagtttaaggactttaaaatctaCATCCGTAATCTGACGAAGGGTATGTGTCATGATATGTACTATTGTCTTCCAAATCGGGCCTTAGTAGATGGGTTGAGGGAGCTGAGAGATGAAGATGATTATGTGAGGTTTCTTGATGCTGGATACAAAAATGGGAGAAGAATCAGTATCTACATTGATCACGACCATGAGCCACTTATGCAATGGATTAAAGAAGAGATAGCCGAAGATGGAGTGTACGGTGATAGTGATCCATCTTCTGATGATGTGGACTCGGTGATGTCAGATGATATATCGGTAGACCATGAAGTTGATGATGAGGTTATAGAAATTCCTAAATCTGTTGATCCGTTTTTATCCAAGAAAAATCTTATTCCAGAAGGAGGGATAGATGAGGAAGTTGATGATGAGGTCCACCACTTTCCTATTCATGATCCCGACCAGAAATGGGACACAATGGTACCTGTATTAGGCATGAGATTCTCTGACAGATATGAACTCAAGCAAATGTTAACAAATTATGTTGTCTTTAAAGGGTATGCATTGTGGTACGAAAAAAATGACTCAACTAGATTGTTAGTGAGGTGTTGTAAAAATAAAGAAGGGAAGGCAGCTTGCCCTTTTAGACTATGGGCTACTCCAATGAGTAGTGAATATTCATTCCAGATCAAATCGCTAATTGACGAACATAACTGTTGCAGGCAAGTTAATTTGGGGTCTATTGTGACATACAGGTGGATTGGTAAAATGTTAACGAATGACATTTTGGAAAAGCCCCGCATCAGCTACAGGAACATGGTTGCATTAGTTAAGAAAAATTTTGGTTTGCATGTAAGTGTTGGGCAATGTAGAAATGCCAAGAGTTTTGCACTAGATGAAATTTCAGGTAGCTTGGTGGGACACTATGAAAAGTTGTGGGATTATGGAGCGGAGTTATTGAGGTCTAATTCGGGTTCAACAGTCTCAATAAAAGTGAATCCTATGCCTGATTCTACAGCTTACTTTAAAAGAATGTATGTTTGCCTTAAGGGTGTGAAAGATGGTTGGATTGAAGGATGCAGGAGGGTGATTGGTGTTGATGGATGTTTTTTGAAGGGTATTAGTAGAGGTGAGCTATTAGAAGCTGTTGGTAGGGACTCCAACAACCAAATGTACCCGTTGGCATGGGCTGTAGTGTCAGTAGAAAATAAGGAAACCTGGAAATAG